GATATTATTGATACAGGTCGGACTTTGAAATACCTCAAAGAGTTACTGGAACACCGTGGTGCAAAAGTTAAAATCGTTACACTCCTTGATAAACCAGAAGGAAGAATTGTCGAAATTAAACCAGACTATTCTGGCTTCACAATTCCAAACGAGTTTGTTGTTGGTTTTGGCTTGGACTACGATGAAAACTATCGTAATCTTCCATATGTAGGTGTTTTGAAACCTGAAGTTTACAATAAATAATTTAGCTCAACAAAGTAGACAGAAAGTTTTCTCAGACTAAAGTATGAAAAAATCTTTGACCAATACTTACTATTAGCAATCCACTTAGAAATATGCTATAACTAGGTAATAAGCTGTTATTGAATAATCAGAAAATCTTCTAGCATTAGAATTTGATAAAAATCAATAACAAATAAATAAAAAGATAAGGAAAATATGAATAACAACAAACAACCAAGACAAGGAAATTTTGTAAAAAATATCTTGATGTGGGTGATATTGGCTATTGTTGTTGTTGTCGGTTTCAATTTCTTCTTCAGCAATAATCACTCAAATGTGGATAAAATCAGCTATTCACAGTTGATGACTAAACTTGGCAACGATGATATTGAAACAGTCACAATGCAACCTTCAGATAGCCTGATTACCGTTACAGGTGAGTATAAAAAACCTGTAAAAGTAGATAATGCAGGTAGTTTCCCACTTTTAGGTAACTCAACAACAGAAGTTAAACAGTTTCAAGCTTATATCATTCCAACGGATAGTATTGTTAAAGAAATTCAAAATACTGCTAAAGATAACGATGTAAAAGTTAGCGTTATCCAAGCATCATCTAGTGGAATGTGGGTTCAAATTCTTTCATACATCATCCCAATGCTCCTGTTTGTCGGTGTATTTTGGTTGATGATGGGTGGAATGAATCGCGGCGGTGGCGGCGGTGGAAACCCAATGTCCTTCGGTAAATCTCGTGCTAAACAACAAGATGGTAAAACATCAAAAGTTCGTTTTGCCGATGTTGCAGGTTCTGAAGAAGAAAAACAAGAGCTTGTAGAAGTTGTTGATTTCCTTAAAAATCCGAAAAAATATCACGATTTAGGCGCTCGTATTCCTGCGGGTGTACTTCTTGAAGGCCCTCCAGGTACAGGTAAAACTTTGCTTGCCAAAGCTGTCGCAGGGGAGGCAGGCGTGCCATTCTATAGCATTTCTGGTTCTGACTTTGTCGAAATGTTCGTCGGTGTTGGTGCTTCACGTGTTCGTGATCTTTTTGAAAATGCTAAGAAAACCGCTCCGTCAATCATTTTCATTGATGAAATTGACGCAGTAGGTCGCCAACGTGGTGCTGGTTTAGGTGGTGGTAACGATGAACGTGAACAAACCCTCAACCAATTGCTCGTTGAGATGGATGGTTTCCAAGATAATGAAAACTCAGTAATTGTCATTGCTGCAACCAACCGTTCAGATGTTCTTGACCCAGCACTTTTGCGTCCAGGGCGTTTTGACCGTAAAGTTTTGGTTGGAGCACCAGATGTTAAGGGACGTGAAGCCGTACTAAAAGTCCATGCTAAAAATAAACCTTTGGGAAGTGATGTTGATCTTCATACCGTAGCTACCCAAACCCCAGGTTATGTTGGAGCTGATTTGGAAAATATTTTGAACGAAGCGGCTCTTGTTGCT
The DNA window shown above is from Lactococcus sp. S-13 and carries:
- the ftsH gene encoding ATP-dependent zinc metalloprotease FtsH; this encodes MNNNKQPRQGNFVKNILMWVILAIVVVVGFNFFFSNNHSNVDKISYSQLMTKLGNDDIETVTMQPSDSLITVTGEYKKPVKVDNAGSFPLLGNSTTEVKQFQAYIIPTDSIVKEIQNTAKDNDVKVSVIQASSSGMWVQILSYIIPMLLFVGVFWLMMGGMNRGGGGGGNPMSFGKSRAKQQDGKTSKVRFADVAGSEEEKQELVEVVDFLKNPKKYHDLGARIPAGVLLEGPPGTGKTLLAKAVAGEAGVPFYSISGSDFVEMFVGVGASRVRDLFENAKKTAPSIIFIDEIDAVGRQRGAGLGGGNDEREQTLNQLLVEMDGFQDNENSVIVIAATNRSDVLDPALLRPGRFDRKVLVGAPDVKGREAVLKVHAKNKPLGSDVDLHTVATQTPGYVGADLENILNEAALVAARQNKKEINAADIDEGMDRAMAGPAKKDRIQSMREREIVAYHEAGHAIVGLVLENGSTVRKVTVVPRGRIGGYMLALPDEEIMQPTNFHLQDQLASLMGGRLGEEIVFGVATPGASNDIEKATHIARSMVTEYGMSKKLGMVSYEGDHQVFIGRDYGQTKNYSEATAVMIDDEVRRILGEAYDRAKEAIETHREQHKAIAEALLKYETLDAKQIMSLFKTGKMPDEAAAAEVPEPKTFEESLSDANDFSNIHIFDDEQKDSEQTESETAE